In bacterium, the following proteins share a genomic window:
- a CDS encoding DinB family protein, with protein MALHEVHHRSQVMAMLRRCGVRAETLDDSFLAFERTPLNR; from the coding sequence ATGGCGCTGCACGAGGTGCACCACAGGTCGCAGGTCATGGCGATGCTGCGGCGGTGCGGCGTGCGGGCCGAGACTCTCGACGACTCGTTCCTCGCGTTCGAGAGGACGCCGCTCAACCGGTAG
- a CDS encoding RidA family protein: MERKNYSSGGKWEPVVGYSRAVRVGQTVYVAGTTAAGAGGAAAEGDAYAQTVQSLKTIETALRELGARLEHVVRTRIFVTRIEDWEAVGRAHGEVFGDIRPACTLVAVARLVDPALLVEIEADAVIPA; this comes from the coding sequence ATGGAACGGAAGAACTATTCGTCGGGCGGAAAATGGGAGCCGGTTGTCGGGTACTCACGGGCCGTGCGCGTCGGGCAGACGGTATACGTGGCGGGGACAACCGCGGCGGGCGCCGGCGGCGCGGCGGCCGAGGGCGACGCGTATGCGCAGACGGTGCAGAGTTTGAAGACGATCGAAACGGCGCTGCGCGAGCTGGGAGCCCGGCTCGAGCACGTTGTTCGCACCCGGATCTTCGTGACGCGCATCGAGGACTGGGAGGCGGTCGGCCGCGCGCACGGAGAGGTGTTCGGCGACATCAGGCCGGCGTGCACGCTGGTGGCGGTGGCGCGGCTTGTCGATCCGGCGCTGCTCGTGGAGATCGAGGCGGACGCGGTGATCCCCGCTTGA